Proteins from a single region of Streptomyces sp. HUAS 15-9:
- a CDS encoding DUF6213 family protein: MNREVTLPLIVDDRGTLQVAAADVSKLLRTVGGRWLHLVEAGQEGLDENTVATLTIELAKLADRIDVACIAHSSGAP, translated from the coding sequence GTGAACCGCGAAGTGACTCTGCCTCTGATCGTCGACGACCGCGGTACCTTGCAGGTGGCCGCGGCCGACGTGAGCAAGCTGCTCCGCACGGTGGGCGGACGGTGGCTGCACCTTGTCGAGGCCGGGCAGGAGGGGCTGGACGAGAACACCGTCGCCACGCTGACCATCGAGCTCGCGAAGCTCGCCGACCGTATCGACGTGGCGTGCATCGCGCACAGCAGTGGGGCGCCGTAG
- a CDS encoding ATP-dependent DNA ligase, with translation MLLTRLAHVSREVAATAARSRKTALLAELFRDAEADDVPIVIPYLAGRLPQGRLGIGWKVLSRKVPPAAEASLTVREVDARLTELGKVSGPGSQAERARLVGELMGAATEDEQHFLFGLITGEVRQGALDAVAVEGLAAATGADAADVRRAVMLAGSLQTVAQALLADGPAALDRFRLTVGRPVLPMLAQTASSVAEAVGKLGACAVEEKLDGIRVQVHRDGDTVRVHTRTLDDITDRLPEAIAAALELTGDRFVLDGEVISFDADGRPRSFQETAGRVGSRVDVARAAEEVPVSPVFFDVLAVDGRDLLDLPFAQRHAELARLVPEPMRVRRTVVSGPQDVTGAEEFLAETLGRGHEGVVVKALDAPYSAGRRGASWLKVKPVHTLDLVVLAAEWGHGRRTGKLSNLHLGARNPDGTFAMLGKTFKGLTDAMLTWQTERLQGLAVQDDGRVVTVRPELVVEIAYDGLQRSSRYPAGVTLRFARVVRYREDKRPQDADTVETLLAAHPEVRS, from the coding sequence ATGCTGCTGACCCGGCTCGCCCACGTGTCCCGGGAGGTCGCCGCCACCGCGGCACGGTCCCGGAAGACCGCCCTGCTCGCGGAGCTGTTCCGGGACGCGGAGGCGGACGACGTGCCGATCGTCATCCCGTATCTCGCGGGACGGCTGCCGCAGGGGCGGCTCGGCATCGGCTGGAAGGTGCTGAGCCGGAAGGTCCCGCCGGCCGCGGAGGCCTCGCTCACCGTGCGCGAGGTCGACGCCCGGCTCACCGAGCTCGGCAAGGTCTCCGGGCCCGGCTCCCAGGCGGAACGGGCCCGGCTGGTCGGCGAGTTGATGGGTGCGGCCACCGAGGACGAGCAGCACTTCCTGTTCGGGCTCATCACCGGCGAGGTGCGCCAGGGCGCCCTGGACGCCGTGGCCGTGGAGGGGCTGGCCGCGGCGACGGGCGCGGACGCGGCGGACGTACGCCGGGCGGTGATGCTCGCCGGTTCGCTGCAGACCGTGGCGCAGGCCCTGCTGGCGGACGGCCCGGCGGCCCTCGACCGGTTCCGGCTCACGGTCGGCCGTCCGGTCCTGCCGATGCTGGCGCAGACCGCCTCCTCGGTGGCGGAGGCGGTCGGGAAGCTGGGCGCGTGCGCGGTGGAGGAGAAGCTGGACGGCATCCGTGTCCAGGTCCACCGGGACGGCGACACGGTACGGGTCCACACCCGCACCCTCGACGACATCACCGACCGGCTGCCCGAGGCGATCGCCGCGGCCCTGGAGCTGACGGGCGACCGGTTCGTCCTGGACGGCGAGGTGATCTCCTTCGACGCGGACGGGCGGCCCCGCTCCTTCCAGGAGACCGCGGGACGGGTCGGCTCCCGCGTGGACGTGGCGAGGGCCGCCGAGGAGGTCCCCGTCTCCCCCGTCTTCTTCGACGTCCTCGCGGTCGACGGCCGCGATCTGCTCGACCTGCCGTTCGCACAGCGGCACGCGGAGCTGGCCCGGCTGGTGCCCGAGCCGATGCGGGTGCGGCGGACCGTGGTGTCCGGCCCGCAGGACGTGACCGGGGCGGAGGAGTTCCTGGCCGAGACGCTCGGACGCGGCCACGAGGGAGTCGTGGTCAAGGCCCTGGACGCCCCCTACAGCGCGGGCCGGCGCGGCGCCTCCTGGCTGAAGGTCAAGCCGGTGCACACCCTCGACCTGGTCGTGCTGGCCGCCGAGTGGGGTCACGGGCGCCGCACGGGCAAGCTGTCCAACCTCCACCTGGGCGCCCGCAACCCCGACGGCACCTTCGCCATGCTCGGCAAGACCTTCAAGGGCCTGACGGACGCCATGCTCACCTGGCAGACCGAGCGTCTCCAGGGGCTGGCCGTCCAGGACGACGGCCGGGTGGTGACCGTACGCCCCGAACTCGTCGTCGAGATCGCGTACGACGGTCTCCAGCGCTCCTCCCGCTACCCCGCCGGGGTCACCCTCCGCTTCGCCCGGGTGGTCCGCTACCGCGAGGACAAGCGACCGCAGGACGCGGACACGGTCGAAACGCTGCTGGCCGCGCACCCGGAGGTGAGGTCTTGA
- a CDS encoding NAD(P)/FAD-dependent oxidoreductase: protein MTENTDHYEVVVIGGGAAGLSAALVLGRARRRTLVVDAGEPRNAPAAHMQGYLSRDGMSPAEFLAVGREEIARYGVELVRDRAVEVRRDGDFTVTLASGREVRARQLVVATGLKDELPPVAGLAERFGRDVLHCPYCHGWEVRDRAFGVLATTPMSVHQALMVTQWSKDVTLFLHRVAESELADGDLRRLAAAGVTVVPGEVAEVVADEDRLTGVRLADGTVYDREVLFVAPRAVPRTNLLARLGAELRETPFGTYPVIDERGLTTVPGLWAAGNASGFAEQVVNAASRGYRAGAAINGELLFTDLDASARV from the coding sequence ATGACCGAGAACACCGATCACTACGAAGTCGTCGTCATCGGGGGCGGCGCGGCCGGGCTGTCCGCGGCGCTCGTCCTGGGCCGCGCCCGGCGCCGCACGCTGGTCGTCGACGCGGGTGAGCCGCGCAACGCGCCCGCCGCGCACATGCAGGGATATCTCTCGCGGGACGGCATGTCACCGGCCGAGTTCCTCGCCGTGGGACGCGAGGAGATCGCACGGTACGGCGTGGAGCTGGTCCGGGACCGGGCGGTGGAGGTCCGACGGGACGGGGACTTCACGGTGACCCTGGCGAGCGGGCGCGAGGTCCGGGCCCGGCAGCTGGTCGTCGCGACCGGGCTGAAGGACGAACTGCCGCCGGTCGCGGGCCTGGCCGAGCGATTCGGCCGGGATGTTCTGCACTGCCCGTACTGCCACGGCTGGGAGGTGCGCGACCGGGCGTTCGGGGTGCTCGCCACGACCCCGATGAGCGTGCACCAGGCGCTGATGGTGACCCAGTGGTCCAAGGACGTGACCCTCTTCCTGCACCGGGTCGCCGAGTCGGAGCTCGCCGACGGCGACCTGCGCCGGCTGGCGGCGGCCGGGGTCACCGTGGTGCCGGGCGAAGTGGCGGAGGTGGTGGCCGACGAGGACCGGCTCACCGGGGTCCGGCTCGCGGACGGCACGGTGTACGACCGCGAGGTGCTGTTCGTGGCCCCGCGTGCCGTACCGCGAACGAACCTCCTGGCCCGGCTGGGCGCCGAGCTGCGCGAGACACCCTTCGGCACGTACCCGGTGATCGACGAACGCGGTCTGACGACCGTCCCCGGCCTATGGGCGGCGGGCAACGCCAGCGGATTCGCCGAGCAGGTGGTCAACGCGGCCAGCCGGGGCTACCGCGCCGGAGCGGCGATCAACGGAGAACTGCTCTTCACCGACCTCGACGCGTCCGCACGGGTGTAG
- a CDS encoding DUF779 domain-containing protein, with product MDQDIPRVELTPRAADLVRRLRASHGPLMFHQSGGCCDGSAPMCYPDGEFRTGGSDVLLAELEVEGVDEPVTFWMSRSQYAAWSHTRLIVDVVPGRGSGFSLEAPEGVRFLTRSRVVEV from the coding sequence ATGGATCAGGACATCCCCCGCGTCGAACTCACCCCGCGGGCCGCCGACCTGGTGCGCAGGCTGCGCGCCTCCCACGGGCCGTTGATGTTCCACCAGTCGGGCGGCTGCTGCGACGGCAGCGCGCCCATGTGCTATCCGGACGGCGAGTTCCGCACCGGCGGCTCCGACGTGCTGCTGGCCGAGCTGGAGGTCGAGGGCGTCGACGAGCCGGTCACGTTCTGGATGTCGCGGAGTCAGTACGCGGCCTGGAGCCACACGCGGCTCATCGTGGACGTGGTGCCCGGCCGAGGGAGCGGTTTCTCGCTGGAAGCACCCGAGGGGGTACGTTTTCTCACTCGTTCTCGTGTCGTGGAGGTCTAG
- a CDS encoding NADP-dependent succinic semialdehyde dehydrogenase: MPIATVNPANGETLKTYEAMGEEEIERRLQLAEATFRTYRLSPFVDRGRLLLQAANLLDEDQRDIGRIMTTEMGKPVKQARAEAAKCARAMRWYVEHAEALLADEEPAESDVADSGASRVRVRYRPLGPVLAVMPWNFPLWQVIRFAAPALMAGNVGLLKHASNVPQTALYLEDLFHRAGFTEGCFQTLLIGSGAVDGILRDERVRAATLTGSEPAGRAVASTAGDMVKKTVLELGGSDPFVVMPSADIDRAAQVAVTARVQNNGQSCIAAKRFIVHTDVYDAFVERFVAGMKALKVGDPMQEDTEVGPLASEQGRADLEELVDDAKRSGAAVLCGGQRPNWPGWYYLPTVLAGITREMRIHREEAFGPVATLYRADDLDEAVLIANDSPFGLSSNVWTHDAAETERFARDLEAGAVYVNGMTASHPAFPFGGVKRSGYGRELSGHGIREFCNITTVWQGA, from the coding sequence ATGCCCATCGCGACGGTCAACCCGGCGAACGGCGAGACGCTCAAGACGTACGAGGCCATGGGCGAGGAGGAAATCGAGCGCCGGCTCCAGCTCGCCGAGGCGACGTTCCGCACGTACCGGTTGAGCCCCTTCGTGGACCGTGGGCGCCTTCTTCTCCAGGCCGCCAATCTCCTGGACGAGGACCAGCGGGACATCGGCCGGATCATGACCACCGAGATGGGCAAGCCGGTCAAACAGGCCCGGGCCGAGGCCGCCAAGTGCGCCAGGGCGATGCGCTGGTACGTGGAGCACGCCGAGGCGCTGCTCGCCGACGAGGAACCCGCCGAGTCCGATGTGGCGGACTCCGGGGCGTCCCGGGTGCGGGTGCGCTACCGGCCGCTCGGGCCCGTGCTCGCCGTGATGCCGTGGAACTTCCCGCTGTGGCAGGTGATCCGCTTCGCGGCGCCGGCCCTGATGGCCGGCAACGTGGGTCTGCTCAAGCACGCCTCCAACGTCCCGCAGACCGCCCTGTATCTGGAGGACCTCTTCCACCGGGCCGGCTTCACCGAGGGCTGCTTCCAGACCCTGCTGATCGGCTCCGGCGCGGTCGACGGCATCCTGCGCGACGAGCGCGTCAGGGCGGCGACCCTCACCGGCAGCGAACCGGCGGGGCGGGCCGTCGCGTCCACTGCCGGGGACATGGTCAAGAAGACGGTCCTGGAGCTGGGCGGCAGCGACCCGTTCGTCGTCATGCCGTCCGCCGACATCGACCGGGCGGCCCAGGTCGCGGTGACCGCGCGGGTGCAGAACAACGGGCAGTCCTGCATCGCCGCCAAGCGGTTCATCGTCCACACCGACGTGTACGACGCCTTCGTGGAGCGGTTCGTCGCGGGCATGAAGGCACTCAAGGTCGGCGACCCGATGCAGGAGGACACCGAGGTAGGACCGCTCGCCAGCGAGCAGGGCCGGGCCGACCTGGAGGAACTGGTCGACGACGCGAAGCGCAGCGGGGCGGCCGTGCTGTGCGGCGGGCAGCGCCCGAACTGGCCCGGCTGGTACTACCTGCCGACCGTCCTCGCCGGGATCACCCGAGAGATGCGGATCCATCGCGAAGAGGCGTTCGGGCCGGTCGCCACGCTGTACCGGGCCGACGACCTGGACGAGGCCGTGCTGATCGCCAACGACTCGCCGTTCGGCCTGAGTTCGAATGTGTGGACGCATGACGCGGCCGAGACGGAGCGGTTCGCACGGGATCTGGAGGCGGGTGCCGTGTATGTGAACGGGATGACCGCGTCCCATCCGGCGTTTCCGTTCGGCGGCGTCAAGCGGTCCGGGTACGGGCGTGAGCTGTCCGGGCACGGGATCCGCGAGTTCTGCAACATCACCACTGTTTGGCAGGGTGCGTGA
- a CDS encoding acyl-CoA dehydrogenase family protein → MTDAVELERRTAELLAAHPPATTDRLDFLRARFDAGLAWVHYPEGLGGLGAPRTLQAVVDATLEAAGAPDNDPRRIGIGLGMAAPTILRYGTEEQKRRYLRPLWTGEEVWCQLFSEPGAGSDLAALGTRAVREGEDWVVNGQKVWTSSAHIARWAILIARTDPDVPKHAGITYFICDMTDPGVEVRPLRQITGEAEFNEVFLTDVRIPDSRRLGEVGDGWRVAQTTLNNERVAIGGMRLPREGGMIGPVAKSWRERPELRTHDLHQRLLRLWVEAEVVRLTGERLRQQLAVGQPGPEGAGMKLAFARLNQEISGLEVELGGEEGLLYDDWTMRRPELVDFVGRDAGYRYLRAKGNSIEGGTSEVLLNIVAERVLGLPAEPRTDKDVAWKDLAR, encoded by the coding sequence ATGACCGACGCAGTCGAACTCGAACGCCGCACGGCGGAGTTGCTGGCCGCGCACCCGCCCGCGACCACCGACCGCCTGGACTTCCTCAGGGCCCGCTTCGACGCGGGGCTCGCCTGGGTGCACTACCCGGAGGGCCTCGGCGGCCTCGGTGCCCCGCGCACCCTCCAGGCCGTCGTGGACGCCACGCTGGAGGCCGCGGGCGCCCCCGACAACGACCCGCGGCGCATCGGCATCGGCCTCGGCATGGCGGCGCCGACGATCCTGCGCTACGGCACCGAGGAGCAGAAGCGGCGGTACCTCAGGCCCCTGTGGACGGGCGAGGAGGTCTGGTGCCAGCTGTTCAGCGAGCCGGGCGCCGGCTCCGACCTGGCCGCGCTCGGCACCCGCGCCGTGCGGGAGGGCGAGGACTGGGTGGTCAACGGGCAGAAGGTGTGGACCTCCAGCGCCCATATCGCCCGCTGGGCCATCCTCATCGCCCGCACCGACCCGGACGTGCCCAAGCATGCCGGCATCACCTACTTCATCTGCGACATGACCGACCCGGGCGTCGAGGTGCGGCCGCTGCGGCAGATCACCGGCGAGGCCGAGTTCAACGAGGTCTTCCTCACGGACGTCCGCATCCCCGACTCCCGCCGCCTCGGCGAGGTCGGCGACGGCTGGCGGGTCGCGCAGACCACCCTGAACAACGAGCGCGTCGCCATCGGCGGCATGCGGCTGCCCCGCGAGGGCGGCATGATCGGCCCGGTCGCCAAGTCCTGGCGCGAGCGCCCCGAGCTGCGCACCCATGACCTGCACCAGCGCCTGCTCAGGCTGTGGGTGGAGGCCGAGGTCGTCCGGCTCACCGGTGAACGCCTGCGCCAGCAGCTCGCCGTCGGCCAGCCCGGCCCCGAGGGCGCCGGCATGAAGCTCGCCTTCGCCCGCCTCAACCAGGAGATCAGCGGCCTGGAGGTGGAACTCGGCGGCGAGGAGGGCCTGCTGTACGACGACTGGACCATGCGCCGCCCCGAACTGGTGGACTTCGTCGGCCGTGACGCCGGCTACCGCTACCTGCGCGCCAAGGGCAACAGCATCGAGGGCGGGACCAGCGAGGTCCTGCTGAACATCGTCGCCGAGCGCGTCCTGGGCCTGCCCGCCGAGCCGCGCACCGACAAGGACGTCGCCTGGAAGGACCTCGCCCGATGA
- a CDS encoding helix-turn-helix domain-containing protein gives MTTDDVLAGVGPRLRRIRKEREVTLAALSEATGISVSTLSRLESGLRKPSLELLLPIAQAHQVPLDELVGAPPVGDPRVRAKPIVRHGRTHWPLTRQPGGLQAFKVLEPQRRQEPDPRTHEGYEWLYVLSGRLRLVLGEHDVVLTAGEAAEFDTRVPHWFGSTGEGPAEFLSLFGPQGERMHVRARPSGS, from the coding sequence ATGACCACCGACGACGTTCTCGCGGGCGTGGGCCCCCGCCTGCGGCGGATCCGCAAGGAGCGGGAGGTGACCCTCGCGGCGCTGTCCGAGGCGACCGGCATCTCCGTCAGCACCCTGTCCCGTCTGGAGTCCGGCCTGCGCAAGCCCAGCCTGGAGCTGCTGCTGCCGATCGCGCAGGCCCATCAGGTACCGCTGGACGAACTGGTCGGTGCCCCGCCGGTCGGGGATCCGCGCGTGCGGGCCAAGCCGATCGTGCGGCACGGGCGCACCCACTGGCCGCTGACCCGGCAGCCGGGCGGGCTCCAGGCGTTCAAGGTGCTGGAGCCGCAGCGGCGGCAGGAGCCCGACCCGCGCACCCACGAGGGCTACGAGTGGCTGTATGTGCTCTCCGGGCGACTGCGGCTGGTGCTCGGTGAGCACGACGTGGTGCTCACGGCGGGGGAGGCCGCCGAGTTCGACACCCGGGTGCCGCACTGGTTCGGGTCGACGGGCGAGGGGCCGGCGGAGTTCCTGAGCCTGTTCGGTCCGCAGGGCGAGCGGATGCACGTACGGGCGCGGCCGTCCGGGTCGTGA
- a CDS encoding NUDIX domain-containing protein, with the protein MKEKRSAGLLLYRHTSDGLEVLLGHMGGPYFAKKDAGAWTVPKGEYEPDEPAWDAARREFQEELGLPPPDGEARPLGEVRQTNGKIVTAWAVEADLDPESVEPGTFTMEWPPRSGRVREFPELDRVQWFGLDRARGVIVTAQAAFLDRLAEHSAE; encoded by the coding sequence TTGAAAGAGAAGCGGAGCGCCGGTCTGCTCCTGTACCGGCACACCAGCGACGGCCTGGAGGTGTTGCTCGGCCACATGGGCGGCCCCTACTTCGCCAAGAAGGACGCCGGGGCGTGGACCGTCCCCAAGGGCGAGTACGAACCCGACGAGCCCGCCTGGGACGCGGCCCGCCGCGAGTTCCAGGAGGAACTCGGCCTGCCGCCGCCCGACGGGGAGGCCCGACCGCTGGGCGAGGTCAGGCAGACCAACGGCAAGATCGTCACGGCGTGGGCGGTCGAGGCCGATCTGGACCCGGAGTCGGTCGAGCCCGGCACCTTCACGATGGAGTGGCCGCCGAGGTCGGGACGGGTCCGGGAGTTCCCCGAGCTGGACCGGGTTCAGTGGTTCGGTCTGGACCGCGCCCGGGGGGTGATCGTCACCGCTCAGGCCGCGTTCCTGGACCGGCTGGCGGAGCACTCGGCCGAGTAG
- a CDS encoding phosphodiester glycosidase family protein — MTRRHKQLTAGRTVLTVLTTFGVLAGAALTGAAPADAVRKTVPIAQGVSYEQFDIAAAKGVTHAHVLLVDLRNTHVHLDLLYPGAVAARAPVSNLADSAGAVAGVNGDFFNITETQHPGVEATGASVGPAIANRRVLKAAVPTGQRFGPSLPPGTNTREVFGVGVDRRARLDRLTLLGTVRTTEGPLPLRGLNQYALPVGSVGAYTARWGSVSRKRATCGTDTDRAAACSKDTYEVTVRGGRVVSASGTPGRGPIGAGTTVLVGREAGARQLRKLSLGEQVSIRTGLLPSASRIAYRFALGGYPVLRDGQPLAGLDNTTAAVRTAVGFASGGRRLVLFALDGAPAYRSGLTIAEVAAQMRKLGSTDAFSLDGGGSTTLVARAPGGSAVSVRNHPSGGAERPVPNGIGVFSAP; from the coding sequence GTGACGCGTCGTCACAAGCAGTTGACCGCTGGAAGAACGGTACTGACGGTCCTCACGACGTTCGGTGTGCTGGCCGGTGCGGCCCTGACGGGGGCGGCACCGGCCGACGCCGTTCGGAAGACCGTCCCGATCGCACAGGGCGTCTCCTACGAGCAGTTCGACATCGCGGCGGCCAAGGGCGTGACCCACGCCCATGTGCTCCTCGTCGACCTGCGCAACACGCATGTGCACCTCGACCTGTTGTACCCGGGCGCGGTGGCCGCCCGCGCCCCCGTCTCGAACCTCGCGGACTCCGCGGGCGCGGTCGCGGGCGTCAACGGCGACTTCTTCAACATCACCGAGACCCAGCACCCGGGCGTCGAGGCGACGGGTGCGAGCGTGGGACCGGCGATCGCGAACCGGCGCGTGCTCAAGGCGGCGGTGCCGACCGGACAGCGGTTCGGGCCCTCGCTGCCGCCCGGTACGAACACCAGGGAGGTCTTCGGCGTGGGCGTCGACCGGCGGGCCCGCCTGGACCGGCTCACGCTGCTCGGGACCGTCCGCACGACCGAGGGGCCGCTGCCGCTCCGCGGGCTCAACCAGTACGCGCTGCCGGTGGGTTCCGTCGGCGCGTACACCGCACGGTGGGGCAGCGTCTCCCGGAAGCGCGCCACCTGCGGCACCGACACCGACCGGGCCGCCGCGTGCAGCAAGGACACCTACGAGGTGACGGTCCGCGGCGGCCGGGTCGTGTCGGCCTCCGGCACCCCGGGCAGGGGCCCCATCGGGGCGGGCACCACGGTCCTGGTGGGCCGGGAGGCGGGCGCCCGGCAACTGCGCAAGCTGTCCCTGGGCGAGCAGGTGAGCATCCGGACCGGGCTGTTGCCGTCCGCATCCAGGATCGCCTACCGCTTCGCCCTCGGCGGCTATCCGGTCCTGCGCGACGGGCAGCCGCTGGCCGGTCTCGACAACACCACCGCGGCCGTGCGCACCGCCGTGGGCTTCGCGTCCGGCGGACGGCGGCTGGTGCTGTTCGCGCTGGACGGGGCTCCCGCCTATCGCAGCGGCCTGACGATCGCCGAAGTCGCCGCTCAGATGCGGAAGTTGGGATCGACCGACGCCTTCAGCCTGGACGGCGGCGGGTCCACGACACTCGTCGCCCGCGCACCCGGCGGGAGCGCCGTGTCGGTACGCAACCACCCCAGCGGCGGCGCCGAGCGCCCCGTGCCGAACGGCATCGGGGTCTTCTCGGCGCCGTGA
- a CDS encoding acyl-CoA dehydrogenase family protein translates to MSTQPDLLYSEEEEALRAAVRDLLTDHCDAAGVITRTESDAPHDLALWKALAEGMGLAGLLVPEEQGGQGASHREAAVVLEELGRAVAPVPYLTSAVVATEALSACGDADLLGKLASGRTIGVLAVALHTAPGAAVKTVRVQDGRLHGELTGIADAAAADVLLVPAADGGLYAVGAEAVTVTPQTSLDLTRPVATVTLDGAAGHRLGDAEPAVRRALRAGAGLLASEQLGVADWALTETVRYLKERKQFNRQVGGFQSLKHRLAQLWLEVVNLRAAARNAADALASGEDTDVSVAVAQAYASAVAVHAAEEALQLHAGIGMTWEHPIHLYLKRAKADSIAYGTAGAHREALAELVDLQAP, encoded by the coding sequence ATGAGCACACAGCCGGATCTTCTCTACTCCGAGGAGGAAGAGGCGCTGCGCGCCGCCGTCCGAGACCTGCTCACGGACCACTGCGACGCGGCGGGTGTCATCACCCGCACCGAGTCGGACGCGCCGCACGACCTCGCCCTGTGGAAGGCGCTCGCCGAGGGCATGGGCCTGGCCGGACTCCTGGTTCCGGAGGAACAGGGCGGCCAGGGCGCCTCGCATCGCGAAGCCGCCGTGGTCCTGGAGGAGTTGGGCCGCGCTGTGGCCCCCGTGCCCTACCTCACCAGCGCGGTCGTGGCCACCGAGGCCCTGTCGGCCTGCGGGGACGCGGACCTGCTCGGCAAGCTCGCGTCGGGCCGGACCATCGGCGTCCTCGCCGTCGCCCTGCACACCGCGCCGGGCGCCGCCGTCAAGACCGTACGCGTCCAGGACGGCCGGCTGCACGGCGAGCTCACCGGGATCGCGGACGCGGCCGCGGCCGACGTCCTGCTGGTCCCGGCTGCCGACGGCGGGCTGTACGCGGTCGGCGCGGAGGCCGTCACGGTCACCCCGCAGACCTCCCTGGACCTGACCCGGCCGGTCGCCACAGTCACCCTCGACGGGGCCGCCGGACACCGCCTGGGCGATGCGGAACCCGCCGTACGACGGGCCCTGCGGGCCGGGGCCGGGCTGCTGGCCTCCGAGCAACTCGGCGTCGCGGACTGGGCGCTGACCGAGACGGTCCGGTATCTCAAGGAGCGCAAGCAGTTCAACCGGCAGGTCGGCGGCTTCCAGTCGCTCAAGCACCGGCTGGCCCAGCTGTGGCTGGAGGTGGTCAACCTCCGCGCCGCCGCACGGAACGCCGCCGACGCGCTCGCCTCCGGCGAGGACACGGATGTCTCGGTGGCCGTCGCCCAGGCCTATGCGTCGGCCGTTGCCGTGCACGCCGCCGAGGAGGCGCTCCAGCTCCACGCCGGTATCGGCATGACCTGGGAGCACCCGATCCACCTCTACCTCAAGCGGGCGAAGGCCGACTCGATCGCCTACGGCACCGCGGGCGCCCACCGCGAGGCACTGGCCGAACTGGTCGACCTCCAGGCACCCTGA
- a CDS encoding NADPH:quinone oxidoreductase family protein, with amino-acid sequence MQAWQVHENGEPSEVMRLQEVERPTPADGQVLLKVRAANINFPDVLMCRGHYQVRPPLPFTPGVEICGETEDGRRVLANPALPYGGFAEYAVADAAALLPAPDSLDDAEAAALHIGYQTGWFGLHRRAGLEAGETLLVHAAAGGVGSAAVQLGKAAGAKVIGVVGGPDKAAVARELGCDVVIDRRGEDVVAAVKEATGGRGADVIYDPVGGEAYTQSTKVVAFEGRIVVVGFASGTIPSPGLNHALVKNYSILGLHWGLYNTKNPKLVQHCHEQLTELSARGAIRPLVSERVPLDGAAAAVQRVADGVTTGRVAVVPSLENGAAA; translated from the coding sequence ATGCAGGCATGGCAAGTGCACGAGAACGGCGAGCCGAGCGAGGTGATGCGGCTCCAGGAGGTGGAGCGGCCCACACCCGCCGACGGCCAGGTTCTGCTGAAGGTGCGTGCCGCCAACATCAACTTTCCGGACGTGCTGATGTGCCGCGGCCACTACCAGGTGCGGCCGCCGCTCCCGTTCACACCCGGGGTGGAGATCTGCGGTGAGACCGAGGACGGCCGCCGGGTGCTCGCCAACCCGGCGCTGCCGTACGGCGGTTTCGCCGAGTACGCCGTCGCCGACGCCGCCGCGCTGCTGCCGGCGCCCGACTCCCTCGACGACGCGGAGGCCGCCGCGCTGCACATCGGCTACCAGACGGGCTGGTTCGGCCTGCACCGCCGGGCCGGTCTGGAGGCCGGCGAGACCCTGCTCGTGCACGCCGCCGCGGGAGGCGTCGGCAGCGCGGCCGTGCAGCTCGGCAAGGCGGCCGGGGCCAAGGTCATCGGTGTCGTGGGCGGCCCCGACAAGGCCGCCGTCGCCCGCGAGCTGGGCTGCGACGTGGTGATCGACCGGCGCGGCGAGGACGTCGTCGCCGCGGTGAAGGAGGCCACCGGCGGCCGCGGCGCCGATGTGATCTATGACCCGGTCGGCGGCGAGGCCTACACACAGTCGACCAAGGTCGTCGCCTTCGAGGGCAGGATCGTGGTCGTGGGTTTCGCGAGCGGCACCATCCCCAGCCCGGGGCTCAACCACGCCCTGGTGAAGAACTACTCGATCCTCGGCCTGCACTGGGGCCTGTACAACACCAAGAACCCGAAGCTGGTCCAGCACTGTCACGAGCAGCTCACCGAGCTGTCCGCCCGGGGCGCGATCAGGCCACTGGTGAGCGAGCGCGTGCCGCTGGACGGGGCCGCGGCCGCCGTACAGCGGGTCGCGGACGGTGTCACCACCGGCCGGGTCGCCGTCGTACCGTCGCTGGAGAACGGAGCCGCCGCATGA